A DNA window from Danio aesculapii chromosome 1, fDanAes4.1, whole genome shotgun sequence contains the following coding sequences:
- the LOC130223064 gene encoding GTPase IMAP family member 4-like, with protein MSELRIVLVCESGAGKSSSGNTIPREKVFDEELSDESVTEKWQKHQQEVSDQIISIIDTPELCYTLINEEEVKKEMEKCIGMSAPALAEQFKDGHHVFNNTDEENRSQVSVLLENEEECCSNELLMEAQKSMHFSSMTGAQKAVFVGAGLLGGAVGGAGAVAVVQAAVALAVVPVAFIAAGVAIMADGAALALIDALKGCKRSRDKDNGK; from the coding sequence ATGTCAGAGCTCAGGATTGTGTTGGTGTGTGAAAGCGGAGCTGGGAAGAGCTCATCAGGAAACACCATCCCGAGAGAAAAAGTGTTTGATGAAGAATTATCTGATGAATCTGTGACCGAGAAATGGCAGAAACACCAGCAGGAGGTGAGCGATCAAATCATCTCCATCATCGACACTCCAGAACTGTGTTATACGCTAATAAATGAAGAAGAAGTGAAGAAAGAAATGGAGAAATGCATTGGGATGTCAGCTCCAGCACTAGCTGAACAGTTTAAAGATGGACATCATGTCTTCAACAACACCGATGAAGAAAACAGATCTCAGGTCAGTGTACTGCTGGAGAATGAAGAAGAGTGTTGCAGTAATGAGCTGCTGATGGAGGCTCAGAAGAGCATGCATTTCTCATCGATGACCGGGGCTCAGAAAGCGGTGTTTGTGGGAGCAGGTCTACTTGGTGGAGCCGTTGGAGGAGCAGGAGCTGTAGCTGTGGTTCAAGCCGCCGTGGCTTTAGCAGTCGTTCCTGTGGCTTTTATCGCTGCAGGAGTCGCCATCATGGCCGACGGAGCTGCTCTGGCTCTCATAGATGCACTAAAAGGATGCAAGAGGAGCAGAGATAAAGACAACGGCAAATAA